The following proteins are co-located in the Castor canadensis chromosome 5, mCasCan1.hap1v2, whole genome shotgun sequence genome:
- the LOC109700211 gene encoding non-selective voltage-gated ion channel VDAC2 has protein sequence MATYGQSCARPMCIPPSYADLGKAARDVFNKGFGFGLVKLDVKTKSCSGVEFSTSGSSNTDTGKVTGTLETKYKWCEYGLTFTEKWNTDNTLGTEIAIEDQICQGLKLTFDTTFSPNTGKKSGKIKSSYKRECINLGCDVDFDFAGPAIHGSAVFGYEGWLAGYQMTFDSAKSKLTRNNFAVGYRTGDFQLHTNVNDGTEFGGSIYQKVCEDLDTSVNLAWTSGTNCTRFGIAAKYQLDPTASISAKVNNSSLIGVGYTQTLRPGVKLTLSALVDGKSINAGGHKLGLALELEA, from the coding sequence ATGGCGACCTACGGACAGAGCTGCGCGCGGCCAATGTGTATCCCTCCATCATATGCTGACCTTGGCAAAGCTGCCAGAGATGTTTTCAACAAAGGATTTGGCTTTGGGTTGGTGAAATTGGATGTGAAAACAAAGTCATGCAGTGGTGTGGAATTCTCAACATCTGGTTCATCTAATACAGACACTGGTAAAGTTACCGGGACCTTGGAGACCAAATACAAATGGTGTGAGTATGGTCTGACTTTCACAGAAAAATGGAACACTGATAATACTCTGGGAACAGAAATTGCAATTGAAGACCAGATCTGTCAAGGTTTGAAACTTACATTTGATACTACCTTCTCACcaaatacaggaaagaaaagtGGTAAAATCAAGTCCTCTTACAAGAGGGAGTGTATAAACCTTGGTTGTGATGTTGACTTTGATTTTGCTGGGCCTGCAATCCATGGTTCAGCTGTCTTTGGTTATGAGGGCTGGCTTGCTGGGTACCAGATGACCTTTGACAGTGCCAAATCAAAGCTGACAAGGAATAACTTCGCAGTGGGCTACAGGACTGGAGACTTCCAGCTACATACTAATGTCAATGATGGAACAGAATTTGGAGGATCAATTTATCAGAAAGTATGTGAAGATCTTGATACTTCAGTAAATCTTGCTTGGACATCAGGTACCAACTGTACTCGTTTTGGCATTGCAGCTAAATATCAGTTGGATCCCACTGCttccatttctgcaaaagttaATAACTCTAGTTTAATTGGAGTGGGCTACACTCAGACTCTGAGGCCTGGTGTGAAGCTTACACTGTCTGCTCTGGTAGATGGGAAGAGCATTAATGCTGGAGGCCACAAACTTGGGCTTGCCCTGGAATTGGAGGCTTAA